The window ACGCCGGGCTTCGCGATCGAGGGCAAGGTCAATCTGCTGCTGCTGGGCGTGGTGGTCGCACTGGTGCTGATGAGCGGCACCTGGCAGCCGGGCATCGAATTCGCGGTCTTCGGCACCCCGGTCGGCCTGCCGCAACTGGTGCGCGACGTGGCGCTGGTCGGCGTGACGCTGCTGTCACTGAAGCTCACGCCGCGCGGCGTGCACGACAGCAACCAGTTCAACTGGGCGCCGATGCTCGAGGTGGGCAAGCTGTTCGCCGGCATCTTCCTGACCATCGCGCCGGTGCTGGCGATGCTGAAGGCCGGCCCGGCGGGCGTGTTCGCGTCGATCGTCGGGCTCGTCACCGCGCCCGACGGACAGCCGATCCCGGCGATGTACTTCTGGGCGTCGGGGCTGCTGTCGAGTTTCCTCGACAACGCGCCGACCTACCTGGTGTTCTTCAACCTCGCCGGCGGCGACCCGCAGGTGCTGATGACGACGCTGGCGCCGGTGCTGGCGGCCATCTCGGCCGGCGCGGTCTTCATGGGCGCGAACAGCTACATCGGAAACGCGCCCAACCTCATGGTCAAGGCGATCGCCGAGGACCGCGGGCTCCGGATGCCCAGCTTCTTCGGCTACATGGTCTGGAGCTGCGGCATCCTGCTGCCGCTGTTCGCGGTGATGACCTTCATCTGGTTTCTCTAGGAGCAAGAACGCATGGACAAGGTCCTGGTGGCGCGTGCCGCCTTCCCCGACATCGTCGATCGCCTGCGCGCGCACTTCGAGGTCGAGGACAACCCGAGCGACACGGTGCTCGACAAGGCACAGCTGATTGCGCGCCTGCAAGGCAAGGCCGGCGCGTTCACCACCGGCAGCGAGCGCATCGACGCCGAGGTGCTGGCGGCCTGCCCGCAGCTGCGTGCGGTCTGCAACATGGCGGTCGGCTACAACAACATCGACGTGGCCGCCTGCACGGCGCGCGGCGTCATCGTCACCAACACGCCCGACGTGCTGACCGAGACCACCGCTGACTTCGGCTTCGCGCTGATGATGGCCGCTGCGCGGCGCATCGCGGAATCGGAACACTACCTGCGGCGCGGCGAATGGACGAAGTGGCACTACGACCAGCTCGTCGGCTCCGACGTGCATGGCGCCACGCTCGGCATCCTCGGCATGGGCCGCATCGGCCAGGCGATCGCACGGCGCGGCGCGCTGGGTTTCGGCATGCCGGTGATCTATCACAACCGTTCGCGGCTGGCGCCGGAGATCGAGTCCGCCCTGAACGCGCGCTACGTCGACAAGGCCACGCTGCTGCGCGAGTCCGATCACCTGGTGCTGGTGCTGCCGTACTCGGCGGCTTCGCACCATGCGATCGGCGCAGTCGAGCTGACGCACATGAAGCCGACCGCCACGCTCACCAACATCGCGCGCGGCGGCGTGGTGGACGACGCGGCGCTCGCCGAGGCTCTGAAGGCGCGCCGCATCGCCGCGGCCGGGCTCGACGTGTTCGAGGGCGAACCGAAGCTGAACCCGGCATTGCTGGAACTGCCCAACGTCGTGCTCACGCCGCACATCGCCAGCGCCTCCGTCGCCACGCGCCGCGCGATGGCGAGCCTGGCGGTCGACAACCTGATCGCGGCGCTGGGCTGCGGGCCGCAGGCTGGTCGTCCGCCGACGCCGGTGAACCCGGAGGTGTTGGCGCCGCGCTGATCGGAATGCCTCGTGCGAGGCCGTCTCGGCGTTTTCCCGCAAATAGAGCGGGAGCTTTTCCCGGTCGTCGACAGCTTGTTGTCAGTTTGAATGATGGACGCGCCTGAGAGCGCGTCTTTCCTCATTCTGACTTTCACGGATTCGACGATGACCCCCTCCAAGAAAACCTCGAGCCGGTTCGCGCCCGGCGTGGCGCTGGCCTGTCTGTCCTCGTTCGGTTCGGCGCAGGAAATCGCGCCCGACCGACGCGCGATCTCGGCCCTGCCGAGCGTGACCGTGACGGGCACACTGCCGGATCGGCTGGAAGCCGTGCCGGGATCGAGCGCGGTGGTCGGCGCCCGGCAGCTCGAGGCCGAGCGGCCTTATTCGGTCCGCGAGGCGCTGCAGGCCGTGCCCGGCCTGCACGTGGTCGGCGAGGACGCCTTCGGGCTGAATCTGAACATCGGCATCCGCGGGCTGGACCCGCGCCGTACCAGCCGCACGCTGCTGCTGGAGGACGGCATGCCCATCCACCTGGCGCCCTACAGTGACCCTACGGCCCACTACCACACGCCGCTGGAGCGTGTGGAGCGGGTCGAGGTGATCAAGGGCTCGGGCCAGATCGTCCACGGACCGCAGACGGTGGGTGGCGTGATCAACTTCGTGACCAAGCCGGTGCGGCGCAGCTTCGGCGGCGAAGTGGACCTGGCGGTCGGTGACCGCAATTTCAGCCGTGCCGCCGGCGCGGTCGGCAGCGGCGGCGACTGGGGCGGCTGGCTCGCCGAGGCGGCACTGCGCCGAGGCAACGGCAGCCGCGACGGCAGCTTCCACCGCATCCGCGACGCGTCGCTGAAGACCGAGTTCGACCTGGGCGACAAGCAGTCGCTGCGTCTGAAGTTCGGCTACTACGAGGAGGATTCGAAGTTCGGCGAAGCCGGCCTCGACCAGGCCCGCTACGACGCCGACCCGTACCAGAACGCCTTCCGCAACGATGTCTTCGAGCTCGAGCGCACCGCCTTCCAGGCCGTGCACAGCTTCAACTTCTCCGACACCACGCGGCTCGCGACCCAGGTCTACTACCAGAAGACCGATCGCGCCTCGTACCGCCAGCTCGACGCGATCGTCGAGGCCGAAGCGGACGGCGTGGAAGCCGAGAAGGAGCGCGAGGGCCTGCGCTTCGACGAGGTCGGGGCTGACGGTGCGGGCCTCGTTGCCGGCTGTCCGGAGGACATCGACTACACGGTGCCGAATGGCTTCGAGCAGTTCGCGAGCCTGTGCGGTAACCAGATGCGTCCGCGTCGCTACGAGTTCTACGGCATCGAACCGCGCCTCGAGATGCAGCATGGCGCCTTCGGCCTGCGCAGCGAGCTGGTCGCCGGGGTGCGGCTGCACCACGAGAAGGTGAACCGCAAGCGCTACAACGGCGCGACACCCACCGCGCGCGAGCACTCGCCCGGCACCGGGCTGCGCGACGAATTCGACATCGAGACAGACGCCGTCGCCGCCTACGTTCAGAACACCTTCTACGCCGGTGACTGGTCGTTCACGCCCGGCGTGCGCTACGAGAGCTACCGTCAGAAGAACCGCATCACGCAGGACGAGTTCGCGCCGGTCACGCCCGGCATCGAGACATCGCAACGCAACAACGAGCTGCTGCCCGGTTTCGGGCTGACCTACTTCGGCCTCGCCAACACCACGCTGTTCGCCGGCATCCACCGCGGCATCGCGCCGCCTCGGCCCGATGCCAACCTGCCACCCGGCGACGCCGACCTGCAGAAGGTCGACCCGGAGCTCAGCACCAACATCGAGCTCGGAATGCGCCATCGTCCGCGGCAGGGCGTGCAGCTGGAGGCCACGCTGTTCCAGATCGACTTCAAGAACCAGATCCTGCCGGGCTACGCGGTCGGCCTGGGGCAGACCTTCGCGAATGCCGGTCGCACCCTCAACCGCGGCGTCGAGTTCGGTTCACGCATCGACTTCGGCCGCCTTCAGGGCCGGCCCCACAACCCCTACCTGACACTGAGCTACACGAGCCTGTTCACCGCCCGGTTCGACAGCGATCTGCTGACGCCCGACTTCGCGCCCGGCGAGGACGAGACCACGGTGTTCGCCAATGCCCGTGGCAAGCGCCTGCCCTACGCGCCGCGGCACCTGCTGTCGGCCGGGCTCGGCTACGAGCACGGCTCGACCTGGGATGCGCGCATCGGCCTCACGCACGTGAGCGAGCAGTACACCGATGCGCTCAACACGCGGGCGCCGGCGGCGGATGGACAGTCGGGCGTGATCCCGAGCTACACGACGCTCAACGCCTCGTTCAACTACCGCCTGAAGCCGCAGGGCGTGACGCTGTACCTGAGCGCCACCAACCTGACCGACAAGCGCTATCTCGTTAGCCGGGTCAATGGGGCCTTCGCCGGTGTGCCGCGCCAGCTCTACGCCGGCGCGCGTTTCAGCTTCTGAGTCGCGGCCCATGCGTCCTGACGCTGCGCCGGCTGCCTATGGGCGGCTGTCCGTCACGATGCACTGGCTGATGCTGGCGCTGATCGCGCTGGCCTACCTGTGCATCGAGCTGCGCGTGCTGTTCGAGCGCGGCACGCCGCTGCGCGAGTTCCTGCGCCATGCGCATTTCTCGATCGGCCTGACGGTGATGGGCCTGGTGCTGGTGCGCCTGTGGGGGCGATGGCGCGGCGGCACGCCGCCCATCGTGCCGGCGCCGCCGCGCGCGCAGCGGCTGGCCGCGCACGCGGTGCACCTGCTGCTGTACGCCTTCATGGTCGGCATGCCGCTGGTCGGCTGGGTGATGCTGAGCCTGCGCGGCGACCCGGTGCCGTTCTTCGGCATCGAGTTACCACCGCTCGCTTCCGAGAACAAGGACCTGGGCAAGTGGCTGCGTGGCTGGCACGGCGACGTGGGGCGCATCGCCTACGGCGTGATCGCGCTGCACGCGGGCGCCGCGCTGTTCCATCACTACCGGCTGCGCGACAACACGCTGCGCCGCATGCTGACGGTGCGCTGAGTTCATGACCGGTCGCGAGGCCGGGACGGGCTGACACAATCACGGCACGATGCAACTGCCCGACTGGTCGCCCCTCCTGGTCCTCGCGCTGCTGGCGCTCAATCTCGTGTTGCTGCTGTGGCTGGCGTTGCGTCGGCCCGACGATGCGCCGTTGCGCGGGCTCGGCGAGCGGCTGCAGCAGACCGTCCGTGGCGACGCCGAGCGTCTGGAGCGTGAACTGCGCGGCGAGGTGCAGGAGAGCGCGCGCGGCACGCGCCAGGAACTGACCGCCTCGCTCGGCCTGTTTCAGCAGACGCTGCTGAACCAGAGCAGCGACGTCGCGCGCACGCAGAACGAGCAGATCGACTCCTTCCGCACCCAGCTCGCGGCCACGCAGCAGGCACTGTCGGACACGCTGC is drawn from Methylibium petroleiphilum PM1 and contains these coding sequences:
- a CDS encoding 2-hydroxyacid dehydrogenase, encoding MDKVLVARAAFPDIVDRLRAHFEVEDNPSDTVLDKAQLIARLQGKAGAFTTGSERIDAEVLAACPQLRAVCNMAVGYNNIDVAACTARGVIVTNTPDVLTETTADFGFALMMAAARRIAESEHYLRRGEWTKWHYDQLVGSDVHGATLGILGMGRIGQAIARRGALGFGMPVIYHNRSRLAPEIESALNARYVDKATLLRESDHLVLVLPYSAASHHAIGAVELTHMKPTATLTNIARGGVVDDAALAEALKARRIAAAGLDVFEGEPKLNPALLELPNVVLTPHIASASVATRRAMASLAVDNLIAALGCGPQAGRPPTPVNPEVLAPR
- a CDS encoding TonB-dependent receptor family protein codes for the protein MTPSKKTSSRFAPGVALACLSSFGSAQEIAPDRRAISALPSVTVTGTLPDRLEAVPGSSAVVGARQLEAERPYSVREALQAVPGLHVVGEDAFGLNLNIGIRGLDPRRTSRTLLLEDGMPIHLAPYSDPTAHYHTPLERVERVEVIKGSGQIVHGPQTVGGVINFVTKPVRRSFGGEVDLAVGDRNFSRAAGAVGSGGDWGGWLAEAALRRGNGSRDGSFHRIRDASLKTEFDLGDKQSLRLKFGYYEEDSKFGEAGLDQARYDADPYQNAFRNDVFELERTAFQAVHSFNFSDTTRLATQVYYQKTDRASYRQLDAIVEAEADGVEAEKEREGLRFDEVGADGAGLVAGCPEDIDYTVPNGFEQFASLCGNQMRPRRYEFYGIEPRLEMQHGAFGLRSELVAGVRLHHEKVNRKRYNGATPTAREHSPGTGLRDEFDIETDAVAAYVQNTFYAGDWSFTPGVRYESYRQKNRITQDEFAPVTPGIETSQRNNELLPGFGLTYFGLANTTLFAGIHRGIAPPRPDANLPPGDADLQKVDPELSTNIELGMRHRPRQGVQLEATLFQIDFKNQILPGYAVGLGQTFANAGRTLNRGVEFGSRIDFGRLQGRPHNPYLTLSYTSLFTARFDSDLLTPDFAPGEDETTVFANARGKRLPYAPRHLLSAGLGYEHGSTWDARIGLTHVSEQYTDALNTRAPAADGQSGVIPSYTTLNASFNYRLKPQGVTLYLSATNLTDKRYLVSRVNGAFAGVPRQLYAGARFSF
- a CDS encoding cytochrome b, with product MRPDAAPAAYGRLSVTMHWLMLALIALAYLCIELRVLFERGTPLREFLRHAHFSIGLTVMGLVLVRLWGRWRGGTPPIVPAPPRAQRLAAHAVHLLLYAFMVGMPLVGWVMLSLRGDPVPFFGIELPPLASENKDLGKWLRGWHGDVGRIAYGVIALHAGAALFHHYRLRDNTLRRMLTVR